TGTTAGGATAGACTCTACTCataattatgatattatgttaaaaaataagttttaaatctaatttaaccTTACAAAACCagcttataaaataaaatttgtatccatttatatattataaattagctTTATCTTGATACATCTATCAACTTTGAATTAGCCTTTGTTATGTTATGATATCTCAGCAGTATTGCTGCATTTTAAGAGACTTTTATTGAAAGAGGAAAGCCGTGAGAGCATAAACCGGACCACAAAAAaacttaccattttatatattCTATCTAGCTAGCTGTCCTCTGCTATACATAgcgtgatttttttttcttttgagaagGACCACAAAAGACATGCACCTAACTTTTCACaacacctttttctttctttcctaaaTTTGagttcaatttcttccttaacGCCAGAACATTCTTGTATGCAGCAGACCTATATTCATCTTATATTAGAAAAATTCAACTTTTTAATACGTTTGCAGACTACTTTTAATCAGTTTCACATCATTTTAAGGAATTTTTTTGGCTCAGCTTGTCAAATTATACATGTTGCTTTAACTTTCATTTCTTAAAAACTActactatatttttaaaatatatatatgatgcaTGCATATATAAGAGACTCTGTATGTCTAGATCAGCATATAGAAGTTTGATGAAGTTtctgaaaaaattaaaagcgTAACACTTGTAGTTGTGAGCTTGAAATATGACAGTGGGATGGATGGTGCTAGAAATTATTACAGGTGTATTTATTGAGGTTAATTTTTGCTGCAGAAATAGCCCCACAGATGGGCTCCCATCTCCTGGTTTTTCCATATATGAATGTTTTATATTCCAATTTATTGTGTTTCTGGATAAAAGGCAATTCATAAACCATGTGGTCTCAACAACTGTGtttttcatcatttctttttattttttatttgctaaatggttttaaaaatttaccaagatatatatatatatatatatatatatatatatatatatatatatatatatatatatatatatatatatatatatatatatatatataaactattattattaaagattGATTCCTTTAGTTGATGATAGTAGTACTTTTTCTTTGTTCAGAAATTTTTTTCATGCACTTTACTCTTAAAAAACTGTTTTACTACTTGATATGATCAAGAATTCCTCGATCATATGACAATGCAAACCAGACTACATAGCTAGCTCAATATGTCTTATGTACTTGTACTTAACTATGTACTATCTACATGGTACGTGATTAGTACTAACTCATACTTATGACACACaaagtattttataattgttattaaaaCATGATTAAACATTCTTATTTTACTAATAAATGGGTCACTGAATCCAAATCTAGATCCATAAAatccataaataatataattactaaagtgttttaattatgttttattaattacgtatatattatttgttaatgtaAAAGATGGGTTTGAATGTTGAAATATCTTTTATCAcacaattttcatttatattattgaggacaaatactaaaaaaaaagacaaatataatgaaagacaaagtttAGAAACGTTTGAAAACTGCTATAATTCAGGATAAGCTTTTTAAGACAGTTTCTAAATTATGAAACAGAATCCAATTATcaaaatgtaatttttctttcatacattataagattttaaaatttttaattccaGGAATATAAAGTTTTCATTATATATCTTCGGCCACATTGAGCTTCAACAACCGGGTTGTTTCCATGTCTGGTATAAGATCCTATTGGCTAAGCTATCAGCCGAAAACTTAGATGGGATAATTATTgttgagttttaattttctttctcctaCATTGAAACtctgtttttaaatataaaataatattttgatgacTCCTTCTGTGACCAATTagtaattatataatagtaatatctaaatattattttacttactccaatattcatacattttcaaataattatatacaaaataaaaattattaaaatttcattacttgttaatattttgaattactttataattatttataatgcATTTGATGTAGAGTATGTCACACTTTTTATACATATTGTAGCTTTCTCTCACTTAAAGAATGTGAtgacttttttaaataatgtttttaaaaaaattttatgacatgtatttatatatacataaatgtTAATAGTAATTAAACTCTTCATATGtcacacaaaattaaaaataataatttatattttagagaaAAACATAAGGGATACAAATtggattttttaatattcaatctAATCTAATAAAATTGATTAGATGTATAAGTCATGTTTATATTAATTCaagaattaaatttgaatttcttttctcaatttaattaaaattgaattaaaatataaatgaaattcactttgttaattatattaaatttatgattatCTAATATATTTAGCGATCAGGTCCATTAAATATAAGATAGGTTGACTCAATTCGATTTTCAATCGGGTCAACTCGACTCGATTTAAGTCAACTTTCAAAAAGAGTTGGTTCGGTTTGACTTTAGTCAAAACTAACTTGGTTTGACATTTAGTCTTTGATTAGGGTCGACTTGACCTGAACTTCAGCTTTCGCAAGGCCAACTCGTGTTGACCTTCGATCGGGGTCGATCGACCAATCTTTAGCTAAGGCCAACTTAGTTGACCTTTGGCTGGGCAAACTCGATCGATCTTTGGTCGGATTAACTTGACTTGAACTTCGACCAAGGTCAACACGATTGATCTTTGGTCGGGTCAAAATCGACTTTGTTCACCTTCGACATGAGACAGCTTGGTCCACCTTCGACAAACGCCAACTCGATCCACATTCAGCAGCCAACACCAACTCGATAGACCTTCAACCCAGGCTGACTCGATTGACATTTGGGTCGGGACTCGGTCGACATTTGATTCGGCTTGACCTTCAACTTGAGCTGACACAACTCACCCTTCAACCCGAGACTACTTGGCTCGACCTTCAATCCAAGACTACTTGGCTCGACTTTTAGCCCGAGACAATGCGGTTCGACCTACAACCTCGATCAGTTAACCCATCTGTgcaatcttttttattttaataaaaaggtAAATTAGTAATTTTGGAGGTGTAGGAAAAACTTGGAAAAGTACAAGGAAAACACTTTGAGaaagtagagctgtcaaaacgggtaactcAGCTCGACCCACCACGAGTTGGTCACTTAGTAAGTCAACCCAACTTGACTAacttattagcgagctgaaaaaaATTCGAATATAGCTCAACCCACCATGTGTTGGTAggttaaacgggttggttcactgactcacttaattataagttttttttttaaataaaaaaattataatttttttaattcaaatctaaataaatttcactctaaaatgatgttaaacttcaaagacaattcaaaataaataaataaaaaatcatacaatgctagtttaatccaaaaacaaacacaaaagacgaacaaataagtttttaaaatattgataattttttgtatcacgtgtccatttataatattaaagttttgaatagataaatctataatatttttctctcttgaaaaatattttttatctccatctacaatataataaaaaatgctaactaataatatcgaaacacaaaaaaataaattaggtgggttggtgagccaactcgGCTTACCACGAGTTCAACCCGGATGAGtcgggttctaagtgagccgaGTTGAAAAATatcccgcataaaaaaattacatttttttcaaactcaattcAGCTCAAACTtgtggtgagtcgggttggctcGCGAGTTACAattcattttgacaacactatgagaaagaataaaaaaaagtgaggcAATTTCaaactgaaattaaattaaagactaGAAAAAAAAGTACACATAAACATATACATCTTATCCTTATATCcaatttaaagaattaaatatttattatacttaCAACAATATTTgatcaaaaatttattatcaaagttataataaattttgacaaTAAAAACTTGAAGATAGTAAATATATTTTGCATTGAATCtcaaatgaaaaactaaaactaagtcAATACAACAATATATTTAAGCATACAATTAATCACATATCcaacatataaaaaatgaagaacatactacaaaattataaggtcatattaaaaaagtaaattttaaacataataataggAACCTAGGTGCGTAAAAGACAGACAACAATGGTGAAGGATGCAACTACCAACGTTTCAGAACGATACAAAATCTCACCACAAAAATACACTACCTAAACACAAAAAATACACTACTAGACAGAAATACAAATAACATATTAGTCTTAGGAACCAAAGcaagcacaaaaacacaaaaagaaaatcgTGTTCACCGTCACAAAGAAGACAAATGGTGAAAGCAAAGAATGGATGAATGAATAACCGAAGTCTAAAAACATATTgtctcgattattttaataatcgAATCAATAAACCTTATATGTTCTCAGTTTTACCAACAACTGTTGTCTgtcatcaaaaaataaaaaataaaaatttttggtgataattttgaaatttggttcaAACTTTTGGTAGTAAAATTGAAGCATAAAGAACTTGTGTTACTGATTCTCAACAGAACCGAAGCAATAGATGTTGTTCAGGCAACTCAATTAATGATGAATTCAACGGTCAGTTTTGAAAGACCTATGGCACCGGTTATGTTAAAAATCAAAGTCACATGCCCTGTTAAGAAAATGTTCAACTTAAAATCCTAGTGTCAGGTTCGAAACCTTAGGATCCTATCACACCGGTTTTATAAAGGACTGAAGCCATAAGTCATGGTCAAAATGTGTAAGATGAAATGTCAGCTTCAGATGAAATGTCAGCTTTAGAAGAAATGTGTAGGATCGTATGATTCCAATATTATAGAGAACTAAAGCCATaaacacatttattttttaattttttattattatttgacacATCTTTAGACTCTGCTGGTTGTTTTTTAACCgaggaaaaaaaacatataacttTAGTTCTTTAATAAACCAAAATTTACATGTTCacgaaatttataaaaaatttcactgCTTCTACAGTTTCATCAAAACCGAAAGGTATTAAGAGTTAAAAACCTAATTTTATACTAGTAACTACACCTTCATGCCCTACATTTCAAAACGCATCGTACTCTTTATCATCACTCACAACACCCATCATACTCTATCATTCGCAGGAGGAAGCGAACAAGTGGTAGAAAAGAACTAGGATCTTAGAGATGGagaagaattgaaattttgtaaatattaaattaaaaagtcaaataaatgagaaataattgaaaaaagagAGGCAAGACTGAACTTAAATTAAAgactagagaaaaaaaatatataaatatatacatattatccCTATATCcaatttaaagaattaaatctTTCTTATACTTACAACAATTTGATCAAGAATTTATTATCaaagttataataaattttgacaatatctcgaaaaaaaattatttatcatctcaaaatcaattccaaaatttagttaaaacaGTGGTAATTTATACTAAATCACTCCCAACTAAAATGATAtgctatattatattatacgagttatagtttaaatttatattatagtaaattgTACTATATGTTAGCTGTTTATTATATGGGTTGTCACTAAAATTGTGCATTATATGGGTCTAAATCACAACGGATGTAAATAGTTCGATACTACATTAATTTCAATAGTAATAGAtataataagtattattttatttatttagaaaattgaaagtatatttatttgtaCGTAGTTTTTTTCAAGTAACTTAAGATCATGATTTTGTACTATGCTATTATAATATAGTCATTTTGTCTTATCCATTAACCAGCATATacaggaagaaagaagaaagagagaccCCATTAATACAAGACCCCACAGCTCAAACACCCTCATCAACCATTACCTGGTCCCTTTCGTGCGTTTACTTTCTGTGGTTTCTGTATACAAAAAAGAAgcaaaatccattttttttttctttctacgTTCAATTACTTGCAACCACTGCTATTAAACCCTCTGCTGGTACAATTAAATTCGTCTGTGAAGTTACTATAAGCCATATGAATGAATGTTTGTGACATATTCAATTGGAATTTAATTCATAGTTGACCAATATTTGGCAGGAAGAAAGAATGTACTCGAAGAACTGAACAATACATGATAATGCAAAGTAGATAAAACGCATAATCTAATtgagcaaaaactaagaaaagtTATTAGATTTtctgtgaaagaaaaaaagaaacgggttATTATAACAGATTTGAAACAAATAATGCAAAcgaaagtaaaagtaaaaagaaagaaaagcataGTACCCTTCTGACAGTGTGGCTAACTTCTTGACGGTGTTAGAAGCAGCACACGTTATTGGGTAATGAACCCTAGAGGCCTGGGTTCAACAATAATAGTAAGTGTATAGTTTACAGAAAAATTGAATGCACAATTACATGAATGCACCTGTAAGGAGAGATCTAAAGAATGAAGAGGGTCCCTTTTTGCAACAGTAATCACTTGAGAAAATCAGGGATATTTTCGTAAGTGTTGGGGTCTTCAACCTCGTTGATCCAACCATAGGTCTTCATGAAGGGGTTGTCCAGTGTCTCTGGTGGGTAGTCATCAATGCAATCGTCCCACACATTTGGGTCTCCCAGGTCTTTCATCACCTCCCACAAACAGCTGTTGCATTTAAAGCCTGCTCCAAAGCTTATCATGAACACCGTGTCACCCTTCTTCAACCTCTTCTTCGCTTCCATGTATGATAACACGTACCACAAGCTACCCGCCGACGTGTTTCCGAACCGGTGCAGCGTCATCCTCGCCGGTTCCAGGTCGTACTCGTTCAGATCCAAGCTCATTCCAATGCCTTCGATCACGGCTTTTCCTCCGGTATGCAAGCAAAAGTGATCCACCCCAGTTCTGAAGTTCAACGGAGATTTTGTAGCTCCGGTGATCGCAGACTTCGGAGTGTTGTTCTTGTTGACTTTTTTAATAAGCGACATGAACAGAAACCTGAGCAACTCACGGACAGGTAATATTTTGGGTGCCATGACTCGAAGATTATCAACGAAGGCTCGCGTGGCAGCCTTGGGAAGCGTCTTCTCAAGGTGAAACCCTAGCCTTCCCTGGTCATCTTCCCGCTGAACACAACAATTGTAAGCCTCTTCTCTGGCACCGTGGTGCGTCCTCACCAGGCACTTCAACCGCAGGATGGCTCTGTTCTTCAAGGACCGTTTGTTGGTCAAGAGAATCGCGCAGCCGCCGGAGCGGAACAGGCAGTTGGCGAGGATCATGGATCTGTCGTTGCCGGTGTACCAGTTGGGGCTGAGGGACTCCGAGGTGATCAACAACGCCATCTTGTTCCTCTGCGTCTTGAAGATGTTTTTCACAATGTCCATGGAGATCAGGCTGGCGCTGCAACCCATGCCGGTGAGGTTGTAGACCTTGACGTCGTGGCGGAGCTTGTAGCGGTTGATGATACGCGAGGAGAGGGAGGGGACAGTGGAGAGCATGGAGATGTTGACGACGAGGATGTCGATCTCGGAGGGGGAGACTTTGGATTTTTCCAGAAGCTTGGCGATGGCGTCGTTGAAGAACTCTTCCATCTCTTCGATGCTGTCGTGCAATGTGGGCGTTGCCTCTCTACCCTCGAAGATGTTTCTTGGCGCGTAAGTCTGTTCGCCGATGCCGGAGCTGACGATGGCCTTCAACAGAAAACGGTACTCGTTGGGACCCAAGTTTTCGGAGCGTTTGATGAGTTTCCCACAGAATTCGGTGCCCAGCATGCGGTCGTTGGGGGGCTTGTAGCATTGGTAGTTCAAGATGTAACACTCCCTGTCGCGTCTCTCCTCCAACATTTTCCAGATGAGTAAACATGAGTACAACGTTGGGACGAGGTACAGTAGATAGAGCAACTCCATGGGAGAGTGTTTCTTTTTTGTACTgttttttagagagagaaagagatgtGAAGAAGAGAATTATGGTGGATTAAAAACTAGAAGGGCTGTGTATGTTTTATAAGAAGGGTTGGAGTGGGTGAATGAGTTGGGCAATGGGCATGTGAAGATAGACCTAAGACACCATGTCATGTCAGTGTCTCAACCCCCAACAACTCACTTAATATTTACAAACATCATTTCTAAATCTTCTAAGTAATaactaaatgttttttttttaattatagtatTTGAATTATTTCCTGTTTTAAAATTCAGTCACTCTGAGAATGTTTGTAGGAGTTAGGAGGAAAgaaagtatatttattatataattttaagagAAATTTGTTCACCGTCTAAGTTTCTATGTGAAAATTTGTATAAGTAGGTATGAGAATATGTATTTAATCAGATAAAGAAAAGTGATGATATGACGtacttattatatatagatGTCTTGAAAGAGTGATGAGAAAAACAGATTTTTGTAATGTCAACCTTTGTTGTTGTAACGAGTCAGAGCATTTGCTTTCCTACTGAGAATGTCTAACTTTTTAAGAGTTAACCACTGGCCCCTTCTCTAAAATTGGAACATTGGAATGTATAGTtttacttcaaaattaattatgtgtAAACAGTATATATggtatatttattaattttaggtTAATTAAGTTTCAAGTAGTTCACAagattgtaaaattttaaataataaaattatatgtgaTGGCAATCcaagaagaagataaagagaGATAACAATTATATCAGTTATTTATAAGTCACGTAATTCAattaacagaaaaattaaaaaactaatatattttattgaaaactataaatatttaagttgAGTTTCATTTTATGCagcattttcttttatatcatagattatttttgtaacatcccaaattctcacattaatgtaacaacccaactttttacattaatgtaacatcccaaattttcacacttgataattaacattacatttatggtaacattccgtaatctcaccctttaaaatttcctagttaatataagtctatacatgtaaaaagattctaattatagttcttctactcctccctttccttggcactatgtgaggcgacattccttcatctgctcccgtataacgaattatacgatcatcgcacatacccaaacacaaaacacaaacaagtagggtgagctaacatgcaacaaatcatttataagacatgcataattacttcgatacaaacatcatataataattatgtcagacaccctcataccatcgtaccacaattcctattgaacactcgtcccacaatacccaataaacaccaaaatacccaataaacaccaaaatacccaatggacactcattccataatacccaataaacactcattgaacactcgtcccacaatacccaataaacaccaaaatacccaataaacatcactatacccaatagacactcattccacaatacccaataggcacttatcccaacgatattcaataggcacttatcccaacgatattccataggcacttatcccaacgatatgttgatgagcgatacaacggaaggtttttcacttgtgatgtcattatTAGttccctcactatgtccaaaaccggcacatagaccaggacattctgccctccataccattcataatgttagtcccctcactatgtcctaaaccggcacatagaccaggacattctgccctccataccattcacaaggttagtcccctcactatgtcctaaaccggcacatagaccaggacctcctgcccctctcaccacataattcatcattctctacttgagactgattgattattagagtatcaggataacctccaacttcatgaccctcaacatcaacatatacacacataccatgtcattacagaatctctccacgaaactcatacaatgctcacattccttaactcatattataccattacgaaatctacccataatcctcatacacataccatgacattacagaatctctccgcgagactcataccatactcacattcctcgactcatattatacccttacgacatttccccataatactcatacatgttcagatgcataaattcaaatcaaataaacttcaatcatttcagaaatcatacaaactgaatatatttcaacaagatatattacatgataatttaacagtacataatctgtacacaagatttaagttaaaaacttgtcgaggagacttccaggaaagagaggtgcgtcacaatggacaacttaagtaccaagtctttccttagccaaagtgttcctcaactagtttttaacaaatttcttattaacagattcaaaacaacagcatataatatttacaccgaatatcaatatagataaacatacagtaagcattaacaatattcatacataatttcaagacatgaatagtaataaaacagtactaaatcataatataaaagcttagaaagattagctcccctacctctattccagacttaatctcctgctccgaatttgtttccccgaaaactcttcagaacctctactcttcttgcaactacaaatttctccctaactatttcttctctatttctcaagctctcacttgattcctcttctcttggtgcaaaatacccttccctcctatggctatttataggtaaaaaaaatttactattcattaatattttaatattatttattattttaatattatttaaaaataatatttcaatcattttctcaccaaatctgatcctaatttctacctactactttcttccatgctaaggaatcttaatgttgaaaatttatttttactatttactttttactatttactattcactttttttactattcgattttctaaaaaaaatactaaataagttataaaaattttaa
The Vigna angularis cultivar LongXiaoDou No.4 chromosome 5, ASM1680809v1, whole genome shotgun sequence genome window above contains:
- the LOC108339663 gene encoding 3-ketoacyl-CoA synthase 12, translated to MELLYLLYLVPTLYSCLLIWKMLEERRDRECYILNYQCYKPPNDRMLGTEFCGKLIKRSENLGPNEYRFLLKAIVSSGIGEQTYAPRNIFEGREATPTLHDSIEEMEEFFNDAIAKLLEKSKVSPSEIDILVVNISMLSTVPSLSSRIINRYKLRHDVKVYNLTGMGCSASLISMDIVKNIFKTQRNKMALLITSESLSPNWYTGNDRSMILANCLFRSGGCAILLTNKRSLKNRAILRLKCLVRTHHGAREEAYNCCVQREDDQGRLGFHLEKTLPKAATRAFVDNLRVMAPKILPVRELLRFLFMSLIKKVNKNNTPKSAITGATKSPLNFRTGVDHFCLHTGGKAVIEGIGMSLDLNEYDLEPARMTLHRFGNTSAGSLWYVLSYMEAKKRLKKGDTVFMISFGAGFKCNSCLWEVMKDLGDPNVWDDCIDDYPPETLDNPFMKTYGWINEVEDPNTYENIPDFLK